CCGGATGAGTTCGTAGGCGGTCCCCGCCACCAGGGGCAGGATCAGCAGGTGAATGGCCACCCGCTCGGCGACGGGCGGCCGGCCCGTAAAGCCCGTCACCACCGAGAAGGCCACGACGCTCACCAGCACCACGAGGAACAGGAAGTTGGTGCCGCACCGGGGGTGAATCCGGCTCGCCTGCCGGGCAGACGCCACCTCCAGCGGCCTGCCGGCCTCGTAGCAGTTGATCACCTTGTGTTCGGCCCCGTGGTACTGGAAGACCCGTGCCATATCGGGCAAGAAGCCGATGGCCCACACGTAGCCGATGAAGACGGTGGCCTTGACGGCGCCTTCGACCAGGTTGAGCAGGACGGAACCCGGCAGGAACGGCTCCACGAGCCGCACCACGGCGGCCGGCAGCAGCACGAACAGGGCCACCGCAAGCCCCACGCCCAGGACCAGGGTAGCGACCTCCATCAGGCGGGCCGCGGCGCTCTGGCGCGGGGAAGGGGCCTCCTGCGCCCCATCCTCGGCCTCCATCAGCCGCCGTGCGGAGTCGTTGAGCGCCCGGTACCCGATGACGAGCGCTTCGGCCATCGCCACGGTACCCCGCATCAGCGGCCATCCCAGCAGCCGGGCGCGGCGCACCCACGGCTGGCCCGGGTGCTCGGTGACGTGGATGCCCTCCTTCGGCGAGCGGGTCGCCACCGCGTAGGCGGTGCGGCCCCGCATCATGACGCCTTCGAGGACCGCCTGTCCGCCGTAGTAAAACCGGTCGCTCATCGCGGGTAGGCTCCATCCTCCGTCTTGTGCCGGGTGGCGAAATAGGCCCGGCGCCAGCCTGCCCGAGCGGGCGCGGCGCGCTCCAGTTCGCCCACCCGGGTGCCGGAAGCCGGCTTCCC
This sequence is a window from Bacillota bacterium. Protein-coding genes within it:
- a CDS encoding DUF1385 domain-containing protein, whose protein sequence is MSDRFYYGGQAVLEGVMMRGRTAYAVATRSPKEGIHVTEHPGQPWVRRARLLGWPLMRGTVAMAEALVIGYRALNDSARRLMEAEDGAQEAPSPRQSAAARLMEVATLVLGVGLAVALFVLLPAAVVRLVEPFLPGSVLLNLVEGAVKATVFIGYVWAIGFLPDMARVFQYHGAEHKVINCYEAGRPLEVASARQASRIHPRCGTNFLFLVVLVSVVAFSVVTGFTGRPPVAERVAIHLLILPLVAGTAYELIRAAARPSAPLIVRWLARPGMWLQGLSTREPDDAQLEVAIAALRAVLERDGAATPGREVVVV